Below is a window of Leucoraja erinacea ecotype New England chromosome 11, Leri_hhj_1, whole genome shotgun sequence DNA.
TTTCATCGGATATCTTTCACCTTGCAGCTATCTGGCATTATCATGGGTGTTCTGGAAATATATTATTCACTTGATTTCTGAAAACAAGCTAGAAGTTGAAAAGTGAAATTCCTGAGAGCCAAATGTAATAAGGGACTGTTTCCTTATAaaatatagagagatacagcgtgtttAAACTCTAGTCAGAAATGCAGACTCACGTGAATCATTTAGGGGAAGAGTGTGGCTGTTAAGGTCAAATTGTAGCGGGTGTAGATTTTCTGAAAAGTCGTTGGAGTAGCTTAGtgagtcagatagcatctctggagaacatggataggtgatgttttgggtcgtgacccctcAGATTGATTGATGGGGAGCAGTGCGTGCAGAAAACTGGAAGTGAGGTGGGGCAGTTTAAGCCTAGCAAGTAATGGGTGGACAccgtgtgagggggagggtgggggttgaTATGCtgttggttggacaaaggcaggagatgaaaagacaaggaTTGTTGAGTTAcggattgtgaagctggaggcagGAATGTAGATGGGAGTGGGTCCAGGATGGCACaggacctccacagatgctgcctggcctattgAGAAAACGGTATCTCATTATTTTGCATAAACCAAGAAAGAGCAGGATTTCCCAGGACTAATTTTCTAGTACAGGATATCACCGTTGATTTTAAAAAGTGCGCATGAAGTTCGGGGTCTAAAAAGATGACAAATTAATTTTACTTTGAAATCAAATCGCCTCTCCTTTAAGTAATTTCATTATGAAAATTAAAAATGTCTATTGTGATTTTTGTTATTCATTTTAACCAGCATTGAAGTTTAATATTTAGAGTTTGAATTCTGTTATCCCAGCTAAGTGCTGACAATTGTTAGTCAAATACTTGTGCGGGAGAAttatgtagtttagttttgacaaaaataaatactggaaatattcaggtTGGATAACAGTTGGCTGATCTGAATCTTGTAGAATTATCCTTATAATCTTGTGTACTTCATTAAATTCACTTAGAAAGAGCTCTCAGCAAAGTGGTTGACCCAAGATATTGGCAGTTTTTTCTCTCAGATTATTTCTAATGCTTCTGTTTCAGATTTGAACATCCGTAGTATTTTACTTTTCCATATTGGAACTCTATTAACGGTTGAGTCTCCTTAATGGTTGCTTGACTGGCCTTTCCCATGGCTTCAGTAACTGCTGCTAATATTCCTGCCTCTTGTAAAAGGTCTTTATTTTTAGGGGCAGCAGGCGTTACTGTTTCAGTCAGTGATGTAGCAGTATGTCTCAGTTACTCCCTTACCGATTGGCAATAAATAGTAGTGTAGACCATCAGCTGAATTTTTCTTTACAGCTAATATCTATTTAACTTATTTTTGTGGATTATGTTAAGGTAGATTTATGCATATTCGATTGAACTTGGTCAAATATCTGTTGATTAATATTATATTTGCATCTCTGCATTTCCTCTAGTGATACACATTTGATCCTTTGTTTTTTTGCCGTTAACAATAGAACTTggggaataaaaacaaaataaaaagtagCTCCAgatatttaaattaatatttttccttCTCATTTTGGTTCTTTCCCGGTGCTGATTGTTTTAAAATTGGTATCTACATTGTCCCATCTCGCAGCAGCAATAACTATTGAACTAATTtcttcatttttgtttttgtttagtcgAAAGAAATCTTGACAAAGGAATCAAATGTGCAGGAGGTGCGATGCCCTGTAACAGTTTGTGGCGATGTCCATGGGCAATTTCATGACCTCATGGAACTTTTTAGAATTGGAGGCAAATCACCAGACACAAATTATCTTTTTATGGGAGATTATGTCGATCGAGGTTATTATTCAGTTGAAACAGTCACACTCCTAGTAGCTCTTAAGGTATTCATTTTTATTtacaaaatattacattttaacaTTTTCTGGAAAATTCTGATATTTACTTTTATTGTAAAATGTGCAGGAAAttgttcactttaaaaaaaaaaacaacaaaaaaaacgtaATTATCCAATTcgtattgtgatttttttttttcattttgcagTATTTAGAGAACGCTATTTCCTTTAATTTAAATTATGAAGTAGAATTCCAGTGTTCTAATTTCAGTGAAGTGGAGACGATAGTATATGCACCCTGTACATTCCAGCAATGAGCTAATTCAGTCCCTACAAATGAATACTCCAGTACAATACTGTCCAGCAACATTTTACTGCATTGGGTCAAAAGATGGCCTGACAAGGGGATGTGTGGCTCAGCTGCACTCTTCACGGTTCTTATATCTCATTGCCTACCAGgaaagatgggagggggagagttaTTTGCCTAGGATCTCCCTGAAAAGCTGAATAAAAAGGGATTCTCTGCAATACCAACTGTTCCCAGAAAATAAGATTGTCCACTTAATCCATCAGCTAGAATGTTCTAAACAAGGTTAaactgtcatttaaaaaaaaaaagacatatcaCTAAATAGAGGTGCAGATGATAAAGTGTAGGGTTATTTTAGTGTAAAATATAGCTCTGGTTTCAGTTGGGAGTTAGCGATTTTAGTGGTTATTGCTTTTTAAGGAATCAACCATTTAATGGTTAAAATTATAATAATCAGTTAATGGTTAAAATTATAATAATCAGTGCACTGATTTGGCTTATTAAACTGCACAAATTAAAATCTCTTATTGAAGAAAAGGGGGCATTGTCTGTTTGCTAATATAAAAATGATTCTGTTTCAGGTACGTTATCGTGAACGTATCACAATACTTCGCGGGAATCATGAAAGCAGACAAATCACACAAGTGTATGGCTTTTATGATGAATGTTTAAGAAAATATGGAAATGCCAATGTGTGGAAATATTTCACAGATCTCTTTGATTATCTTCCGCTCACTGCCTTGGTAGATGGCCAggtgagtgttttttttttttaattatgtaacCCCGAACTCTTTGTTGAATGGTAATTTATAGGTTAAACATAAATGCTTAGTGATTAAATAACCGCATGTGAAAGAACAATGATTAAGAATGTCAGTGTTTTCGGTTTGCAAAAGAGATTGTGCAATGATGCATGGGTTCCAACTGTGTCACTGTTTGCTAAGGACAAATATTAGTTGCCATCATATTTGAATGTATATGCTTATATAATAACAATCCTATTGTACTAATTTCAGAAAGCTTGAAATAAACTTTCAAGGTGACATACTTTAattttgctgtgttttttttaaacttctttaGATCTTCTGTCTCCATGGAGGTCTTTCTCCATCCATAGATACACTGGATCACATCCGAGCGCTTGATCGCCTTCAGGAGGTTCCACATGAGGTATGCTTTCAGAATTGCCATCAGTGTTTACTGCCTAAACAGATAATGAAATATTTGGTTATGATGGGTTTGTTTTCCTCTTATGTTTTTAGGGACCAATGTGTGACCTACTATGGTCAGATCCAGATGACCGTGGAGGTTGGGGTATATCTCCCAGGGGTGCTGGTTACACCTTTGGTCAGGATATTTCTGAGACTTTTAACCATGCAAATGGCCTTACGTTGGTCTCCAGAGCACATCAGCTGGTCATGGAGGTAAAATTCTATTGAGTGTACTCCCCCGAAGACCCctaataatttattttgttttagcaGATCGTGCTCATGATTTGAAATCCAATTTGACTTTATTGATAACCATACGCAAATATCCAAATAGCCAGGAGTGTTAAAATGCATGCTATCTAAAAGAGAAGCAATTTTGAATGACCGGAGTAATGTTAGCTCTATTAACTAGTCTGGAtgtatttatttataaaataataCTTAGTAAGTTTGTTGGTATTCATTCTTTAAGATTTAAGGTCAGAGTTGCAGGTTATTTTGGCGGTGGGGGGAGGAGATGTCTATGCTTCTGTATAAAGTAAATCTCAGAAGAAATGGGAACATAAGTGGAAATCAGTAACTGGAAAGCAAATACAGCTTCCCTATCCATCATGTGGGAGCTCTCTGCTGACTGCACGTTTTTGAGGCGCTCTACTTTCTGAATGAAGAACTGTCTTTAGATCACGACCATTCCAACATTTCTTTAGTCCAGGGATGGGGAACATTTTCATggtggaaggccgcattaagttagctgtaatctaataaggccacatccaagaaacttcaattagatatacttcaaaatgtacattattttgttaaaatatccctcatgacttactaatgttttaattgtggccgtcagtcggggaggattatttcgttgaatcttcttttactctttggtattttaaatacgttcattttaagattaaaataaaaaataataaaagatgaacaaaaacattaataataataataaagatttgttctacaaaatttggattcattcaaaaggctgcacttaatggcctagaaggccgcaggttccccacccctggtataGTCCATCCCGATCCAGCAAGAGTAAGTTGCCTGTAAAAGGACATGATGCATAATTATTCATTTTACCGTCACAGTTACCTTGGGCCCTTGCTGTTCTAGAGGAATTTGCCTAACTCAATAACAGCTATTGTTTTAGTTGTTTGAACCTTTCCGAAATCCACTCCCTGGGATCTCCTGGTGTAGGTGCAGTTCTTGGGCTGTTGTTTAGTAAGCATTCTAGTGTAATaactaattgttttttttaaatccgaaTCTAATTTCATTTTTTGTTTATAGGGTTACAATTGGTGCCATGATCGCAACGTAGTAACAATTTTCAGTGCTCCAAACTACTGTTATCGTTGTGGTAATCAAGCTGCAATAATGGAACTTGATGACACTCTTAAATATTCTTTGTAAGTGATGCATATTGCTGTGTAATTAGAAAAAATGCTTTTTGTTGTAAATGTTTCTTCTAATTAGTATGTTGTGACATAATTGCATATTGTAGGTGAGGTATTGTAAGCCCAAGATGGGAGCTGAACAAACATGCCATTTTACTACTTTCAAATTGGGACAAGCTATTCACAAAGTGtaccagtgattttttttttttgatatatAATTGTTAATTCAAATGCAGGAATGTTTTCCAATGAGCTACCCCAAGTTAACCCAGCACTGCTTCAGTGTTACCTTGAATTTTGCTGCTGTAATTTTTGTTAAATGGCATGCACAGAAGCAAAAGTCCAGATATGTTACGTGGAGAcataagttgtgaatctgttggaaCATTTTATTATTTACTCTAAATAAAGGTAAAGCCCCTCAGAATCCTACTGTCCATTTTGTTAAAAACATTTTCTTTCTCGGCTATTCTTAATTTTCCATTTCTTTATAGCCCCGAGCTTCCATTTATAGATTAGATTCTCTCAATTTGTATTAGTGACGTTTAATCATATGAATGGTTTTAAGAGTGGATTGCTTTAAATGTGTGTGCAACTGTATGGGTGGAAAGTGATACGAGAATTGCATTTCTAAGATGGCTTGTTTGCTGACTTTAAAAATAGTATGTGCCTCCAGCTTATTGTCTTTTGTGGCCAATTAACTGGTACTTTATTATCCTTGTGTTAGATGTAAGATATGCTCACAGGCTATGTACTGAAATGATAAAACTGTTATTTTCCTCCTTCCACAGCCTGCAGTTTGATCCAGCTCCTCGCAGAGGTGAACCACATGTGACTCGTCGCACCCCAGATTATTTCCTGTAACATCTTATGTACAGTATTGCCATGAATTAAAAGGTGGCCTggcagaattggaagagcaactgTAACTCCAAATTACTAGCACGAATCTCAAACATTCGGAAACTTTCTGTCTTCACGGACCAAATGACGTGCCATAATAAATGCAAACCTCAGTCTGCAAACATCACATTGTTCTACTTGAGCACCTGTTCATCAATGCATGCTGATGTGTCAAAATTATGGGTCGAGAACCGTGGTTTGAGCCTAGTTTGTAGTTACTTTTGCTTTTTCAGAGATAAAGATGTAAACATTAAAACCTGCACCTCGTGATAATTCATTTAGCTATAGCATATCAAGCATGATCTGTAGATAAACAATAGCAGTAAACAATCAATGGAGCTTAAAGGAGCATTTTAAAATACAACGGCCTCCATTTGTGTGTACTGAAATCTTGTttcagggaataatgtttaatttaatttgtctaCTGTTTCCCATGTATTTTTCACAATGTCCAATTCAAATAAGTTGTATGGAACAAAATTTTCCTTTTAAAGAATCATGGCAGGCGTCTGTGATGTTGTTTTCCATAAAATTATGAACTAAGAATTGAAATATTTCAGATTTTAATTGTATCAGGATGGAAGACTTAATGATGCCTTTATGTAAAATGGTTACACTAACATTTGAGTTTGTGTATCAAAGGCTCCAGGTTAAAATAATAAAGACTGAAAATACTCTTACAGGATATGTTTTTACATTTGAGAGGAGCCTAATGGCTAATTTGATTTATTAAATATCCCGATGAAATGTGATTAGAATTGGGGGAAAATGCTAACCTGGCATAACAATATCTAGCAAAAAGTAACATGAATTCATTGCTCATTGACACTGTAACTACTCTTGCATGTCTTGTAATTAGTTTTGAAGCACCAAGACCGTAGTCAGTATTATCTAATTCCTCATGGATTTCTAAAACCAAATCCGTCAGTTTTTCCTGGCAGTAATTTATTAAAATCTTTGTCTTTTCTTTCAAgaagacaatatttacatttcaaTTTACCCAAGTCCTATGccatccaattaaaaaaaaaaagcctaatCTTGACCCAATTAAAATATTTGTCTTTGTTTTCGTAGCTGTGCTCTGGGTTTACTTTTTCTGAGCCCCTGCTGGTTTTGCTTGAAAATCCAATTGTTGGGACCGATGAGGTGTCATATTGGTTTGGTACTGTCTTGCAATTTTATAAATGGATGCGGTAATATTTGCTTCAACATGCACCTTAGTCATTCTCTGGACATGGGGTGCTTGTGTGTGTGAATTCTGGCTAACAAATATAAGGGAGAGCTAGGCAACGTAAGGAGAAGAAAGTATCCATTATATGATTAGGTTTAATAAATACCTTCATGGGTGGGGGTTTGTGTGGAGCGTTGGTTGGCCATGGCTTATTTCATAGATGTAAGTAACTGCTTTGTGAAGTCGCTCAGAATCTGTTTCCTAATTTGTTCTGTTACACTAACAGAAGCAGAAGCTTTCAATGTTGAAAAGTTGAAATTAGCCGATCCACACCAAGTCCTTCTTGATTACAGATATCTGGAGTCACTTCTGATAAACTAACTTAGTTCTTTCTACATTAATGCATGAAGAAGTGATCTAGCAAGGATTCTGTGTTTCATCAATTAATCTTAAAAATAGCAAGGAAGGGGGAAAATAATATTTTCGAGAGAATTGTGTGATCGGATAACAGGATTGCTGACATTGCCACTGATAGTTGAAGAGAAGTAATCCACATTGAAATCTTTGCTGTCTTGGTGCTCTTCAAAATTCATGTCCTTTTTTATTTACTATACTTTATATAATGGCAACAGAACTTCTGAAATGTTCTATAGTCAGAAGTGTTCTGAAGATACAAAATTGGACCAGACCAGTGTGTTGACTTTAACCtcactttctccatggtaaagTTTATCCACATTATCGCACTGCAGTTGAGGGAACAGCTTGAACATTTTGTCAATCCAAAGAATTGGATATCCACACTTGCTCTTTGTGGGGAGCAGTGTTTGGAATCCAAACTATATTGGAAACAAAATAGTTTGAGATGTGCAGAACCAGAACTTTTTGAGGGCAAACACTGGACAGAAAATATTGGTCCCAGGGTGGACAAGGGAAGTTATGATCTTATAGAACTCTGTGCATTGTATCCTAGGATTATGAACTTTGTTAACTTTAGCTTTCTTGTGCAACTCTGGACCTGGCTGGTTCAGTTACTGTCACTGGTTGAACGTAAACTGAAACCACCCTCATTTTGATCAGTCCACTTTATTGGTACGTTCTTCTAACCGAATGATGTACCTATGAATGTGGGTTCTAGAAGCTTGCGCAACTCTACGGGAGATACATTCCAGTTATAAAGTGTGTATTAAAATCGATAACCTCCATGTAATCTCGGCTATAAAAATGCATTCGTATAAAATACCATTTCACTTGGAGTTGTGTATTATCATGAATTTTTTTTATCAGCTTTACCAGAATAGCAAGTCTAAGTTGCTTTTCAATATAGTGGCCATCCCTTTTACAGCATTTGATAGTGATAATTTACAGTTTTCATTTTTTGTGGGACGATATATCTGAAATTTGTTGAATCAATAAAAATAGACTAACGTTCTTGTGTGTTCATTCTAATttggttcataaatgataggagctgaattaggccattcggcccatcaagtctactcagccgtttcatcttggctgatctatccctcccaaccccattctcctgccctccccataacccatggcaCTCGTACTAATTAGTGGTTGGCTAGTTACTGCATCTTAGTATGAGGTTCAGCGACCTGACACGAGAGAGATACTACTGGTATTGTCAAAGAATGTGTACAGGTCAAATGAGAGATCTGGTTTATTTTCCAAGAATAATTGAACAGAGCAAATTGATCAGATTATCTCCTAAAATACCAATTCCCTAAAGTATTTAAAGGATGAAAATGTTGAACTATAAAATTCAACGCCAGGATTTATGATGTCACATGGATGTCATCTGAATAAAATCCTGAATTAGTTTACAAACAGTTGCACATGTACTTGCTGCATGTGAAATGTTCAGCTGCAAGGAAGTTGGCTACATTGGATGGGAGATAACCCTAAAGGATCCATTACACTTTGGAGTATGATGAGTGTTTTGCTTTAAGTTAGAATTAAATCAACTTTAGACTCTACAGGTAGGGCGGGTGAACTTGCACCAATTCTGTTAGGTTCTTGCAGAATATTCACCAAA
It encodes the following:
- the LOC129701798 gene encoding serine/threonine-protein phosphatase 2A catalytic subunit alpha isoform; translated protein: MDEKVFTKELDQWIEQLNDCKQLTESQVKTLCEKSKEILTKESNVQEVRCPVTVCGDVHGQFHDLMELFRIGGKSPDTNYLFMGDYVDRGYYSVETVTLLVALKVRYRERITILRGNHESRQITQVYGFYDECLRKYGNANVWKYFTDLFDYLPLTALVDGQIFCLHGGLSPSIDTLDHIRALDRLQEVPHEGPMCDLLWSDPDDRGGWGISPRGAGYTFGQDISETFNHANGLTLVSRAHQLVMEGYNWCHDRNVVTIFSAPNYCYRCGNQAAIMELDDTLKYSFLQFDPAPRRGEPHVTRRTPDYFL